A region of the Mytilus edulis chromosome 11, xbMytEdul2.2, whole genome shotgun sequence genome:
tgaacatcttcaaagttggccacgctcatcacgatcttgaagacctcaccacgaccgtgctacgaccttactgcgatctacacgatcgtcctacgatcatcaaaatttgcattttttcgcaaatcgtagtgcgatcgtggcctagtgggactggggtattataATTATAGAATAAAAACCTCAACTAATTTATATTAAAGTTATTAGAGTTATGCTGATACTAATATCAAATTCTGTTCTCCGGAGTTTATACGTTAcgttaatttatttaataaatattttatcataggAGACATTTTCACCATATTCTAAAAAATGCATTGCATTTAAACTAAATTTGAGGCAATGAGATGAAGAGCTATCCTTTTGACCAAATAAATCACAGCAGTCAGATTATTATTcatctttataaatatattgtaacatttttattttcttgaGGCAAACGCTTTATATTTCTGTTccttgaaatgaaaagaaattccAGTTAGGTCAAAAACGCAAGACACGTCACTCtacttttttctttaataaataattGCCTTAGTAAAATGCTACATGGAATATGTTCAGTAACATAATGCTGTTACCAATTTTTCATCTATGACtataaaaatgttttgtgttattcatataaaataaacatattatttaaacagttataattttattttataaaaattataccaAGAATATTTGTATCAAAGGGAAATAacgaaaacaaaaacatgttccTTATAATTTACCAATTTATAagattgtttaaaaaatgtgtgccaAATTACATAAAATAAGGAAACAGTTAacattattgatatatatatttatcttacctcctatacatttctgggaatgtgattggttaaaagcgtcctcgtggaaaccgtgtatatttgatattaggttagtagggaggcggggcttatttcatacacggttagtagtggagttacgtccctttatattctaTATAAGGTAGCAGGGAGGCGGGGCATATTTCATTCACGGTTAGTAGTGCTGTTACGTCCCTTTAGCAAAACAAAACAGTACggataaaaaatcttaaaagatttcaacagacgaagaaattgatgattaagattgaaataaattcataaaacacatttaaatctaacaagttgtcattgttggccTCTGTTCTTGTAGGATTAATGGAGTAGCTTCTTAATTATGTTAATGCTAACTCGGTATTGAAGACTTGGTCATTCTGATAGGTCACtggtctaaattttacacgtgaatatagtcggtaagataaattcgttacatagtctgctagtgacgtaatacggtatatatggggtcagtaaattccatatggggattcgagcttcgctctcaccccatatggaatttactgaccccatatataccgtattaggtcactagcacactatgtaactaataatatgtaGGACACGGATATGCGATAGGGTCGCTAAAGTGCGGTGGTCACGCTGAAGTACGATAGTCTACGCAGACGTGCGATAGTTAGTTCGCTGGTGTGCGGGTGGTCTATCTGACGCATGTTCACTGGTTGAAAATAAACAGATTATTTTAAGAAGTACATGTAGAATATTTGAGAGTATATAAATCTATatgcaattaaaaaagaaaatgtggtataattggtaatgagacaactatcaacaagagatcaaaatgacacataaattaacaactataggtcaccgtatggccttcaacaatgagcacagcccataccgcatagcagCTATAAAATACTCCgtaataacaatgtaaaacaattcaaacgagaaaaactaacggcctaatttatgtacaaaaaatgaacaaaaaacaaatatgtaacatataaacaaacgacaaccacaagtacaggctcctgacttgggaaaggcacatacatagagaatttagctgggttaaacatgttactaggatcccaacccttcccctaacctggaacagttcagtggtttaacagtacaacataagaacgaactataaaatcagttgaaaaaggcttaactcatcagatggataaatcTACAAATACAAGAGGACGTGGATGGGTACTTATAAACAAACTTTACAAcgaaaagacactaagtacagatctgacaGCACTCGCAGTTAATGACAGCTAcatcaaagccactaacaacttataaaaaaaatccttcatctaagactaaattatcaatctgtacacatccaacatccaatagatttagtgttaagacgtcataaacagtcagaaaaGACATGACATTgtacaatgccaagatacaggtatcgacagattgtagatccatgaatgagtataacaataatatttaatttgcttttaatttcctgacaaaatgacaaaaccaTCAGTCAGTGATGATGTCTTTGTGGTTTCAAATGCTTTTAATGTTCATTCTTTTTCGTATTGGAGTAATGCAGCGTTATAGTCTGTTGAGCTGGCTATGCCATATTTTGGATTAAGACGTATAGATAAATAAATGTTTGGCACCCAACCGCTAGTATACATTCAATTTCTTTTGTATGGCCCCGAAACGAAgatgtcggtgccatatagttttacccttgtccgtaattccttaattctgtcattccgtcattccgcaacaaaccgtTATActgagttttttttctaaacgtctacagatattgggctgatttttggtatgtgagttaactatAATGAGATCAAGTtcaagttttgttccgctccgctaatttttgccaaaattacgggATTTGGActgataaattgtttaaaatcacagttatacggactttttttctaaacgctttcagatattgggatgaattttggcatgtgagttactcatgatgagttacagatcaagtttacgTTTTGTTCCGCTCAACtaaattttgctgaaattacgggctatggactttgataaattgttgaaattcacAGTTTTACGGACTTTTttttaaacgctttcagatattgggctgatttttggtatgtgagtgactcatgatgagttacagttcaagtttaagtttcattcaaaaaTATCTACCTTTAATAATATGGTTATTGTTATATAcggcagctgtggcgttccataggtATCGGCCATGTGATAGTACATCAGTTTTATCGACAAGTGAACGTATGTAAATACTAATGATATTTTATATTCCCTTTACATAAACATACGTCTGTTTCGATTGCCCTGTTCTGTTCCGTTGAGTCTTTGGTAGCGTAGCAGCCCTTTAAAATCTCCTGAAGAACTcggattatttgaaaaaaataacttggTAGGACAAACTTTATGCATGCCGAGACAAACCGTATATTAAAAGAGTCTGTTTTGAAGTCAGTTCGTTTTAAGTGATTTAATCGTATCTTACTTAGAGCTAGTTTCAAAGTTGTGTTGATCTTTATAAACATAAtactttttcaatattaaaaatgttcaaatgatCGATACAATACACATGTGCTTATGTCACTATACTTGACACACAAGGTTAATTGGTACATACAAATCGTGTTGATTAACATGTATCTATATTAATAATCCTTTTCCCTTTCCGCATCTATAAATATCTCTTCCGATTTTTTTAAGAGACGAAAATGATTTACgtatttcttaaaaaatatctataaatacgTAAACATGTATCAGGCATATCAttagaaaaaagattaaaagtttGGGAATAAAGGGATTTTACGAAAGACAAACAATTAAGTAAGATGGATGTTGAAGCTTGGAACTCCGATCTTATGGAAGATATGCTACCgaaaacaatatttttgataTGCTGCATGGTGATTGGATTATTTGGAAATGGTTTCACCCTTCTTATCTATTGCGTGAAAATGAAAATGTCTGATGAAAGATATTTTATTCCAGTATTAGCTACGGTAGATCTTTTTGCAGCAACCATATGTCCTATTCTAGGAGTTATGGAAAGTAGAATGATCGTGACCTTTAATAATGCATCTGTCTGTAAAATATTTTGGGCAGCTGCATCCTTTTTGACGTTGATGTCCGTCTTTGTTCTAGCTGTTATAGCCATTCAACGGTATTTAAAAGTGTGTGGTTCCGTCGGTTCTACTATGAATATTTTCTGGAGAAGAATATCACTTATGATCTGTATAGTATTATCTGCAGCGTTTGCAGCGCCAATGATTATACTCCATAGCGCTGTGGAAATCACAAACGTAGAAAAGAACTTAACAGGGTTCCAATGCGCAAGGACGAATGAAGAAGACGAAACTGTAGTAATTATCTATGGAGTAATATTAGTATTGACTATACTAATTATTATGACACTTCTTGTAGTCATATACTCGAAAATTGCGTTGAAATTGTACCGCCATTATAAAAGTATTGAAAAACATGGAAATTCAATGTGGATAAGGCAAAGCGATGACCACGAAATGCATACTAGTGATACCCTAGTGACAGGATCTAGCGATGAACACGGTTCTTCCAAGGACTATGGTTTGCAAGAAAAGGAATTTAAACCACAAAAGATTCCAAAAACAAAAGTTGACAAAGATAGcaaaaagacaaatataacaCACAAATTGACAACAATGTTTATGGTTATAactatgttttttattttgtgttatgtTCCAAAAGTTATATTGCTTGTTATGGAAGGGCTTTATGATGGATTCTGGGAAAATATGTCGGACAACCTACGACATGTTTTGACTTTGGTGAATGAAATTTATATAATCAACAATATAATTAATCCTTTTATCTATGCTTTTATGGATAGTCGTTTTCAGAATGAGAGTAAGAATTTATTTCATTGCATTAAAATATGAATCAAAAAATATATAGCATAGCTGGGACATATTATATTGACTTTTTATAACAGTCCCAGAGCAAAGTAAACAATGTACAAAATGCAATTCGGATATGAACGATTCTGTTAAGAGTAATTTACTAGATTTATCTAACTAGATTTTAAACCTCGGCTTTGGTGGAAGGGGTTTTAATACTGTATACTTGAAttattttggggttttttttctctcgagTTTTTCTAATGTATTCTGTTCTTCTTTAAAGCACCAAATTATacactatttttatttgattttttttttcgtttatttgtttggtttttttttttttgttttttttttgtttgtttattgggcGTGGTCAAGTATGTATTCCCCATCTAGACCTTCATAATAGGTCAAGATTGGCagtaataaaatatgtgtacatacacatatataataaatttttatctaTCACCACATATACTATTTTTTTGCAGTATTTACCTAACAATAAGTTGAAAACAAATAGTTAAGTATAAAAGCTATATTCATACACACTATTGTTCGGTGaatattaaacattttgattTCCAAAACATATTTCTGTCACATTGTGTGTCTTTAAAATGAACATTGATTAATCGATTGTTGTTTTAACGCCACTTCCAACACTATTGTACTATTTCGTGGAAGTCAGTTTATATtgacaaaatgttagaaattattataaattaaggaatgtatctctgctttggctatacttttgggaccttttggattatagctcttcatcttttatataagctttggatttcaaatattgtggccacgagcatcactgaagagacatgtattgtcgaaatgcgcatctggtgcaagacaatatgtaccgttaatgttataatATTGACTGAGAAAGCCTGAGTGACTGGGGAGAACTACCGACCTGCGTaaggaaaactaacaatcctagtcgattaagattggagtcgagtgctcCTGCATCGTTTGTGATATTAAAATGAACATAAACATCTGTTCTTTTTTGACTTTATGTAGATCGGGACCGAAGTAATTAATTGAA
Encoded here:
- the LOC139495721 gene encoding orexin receptor type 2-like — translated: MDVEAWNSDLMEDMLPKTIFLICCMVIGLFGNGFTLLIYCVKMKMSDERYFIPVLATVDLFAATICPILGVMESRMIVTFNNASVCKIFWAAASFLTLMSVFVLAVIAIQRYLKVCGSVGSTMNIFWRRISLMICIVLSAAFAAPMIILHSAVEITNVEKNLTGFQCARTNEEDETVVIIYGVILVLTILIIMTLLVVIYSKIALKLYRHYKSIEKHGNSMWIRQSDDHEMHTSDTLVTGSSDEHGSSKDYGLQEKEFKPQKIPKTKVDKDSKKTNITHKLTTMFMVITMFFILCYVPKVILLVMEGLYDGFWENMSDNLRHVLTLVNEIYIINNIINPFIYAFMDSRFQNESKNLFHCIKI